A region from the Aquipuribacter nitratireducens genome encodes:
- a CDS encoding LLM class flavin-dependent oxidoreductase, whose amino-acid sequence MQLGVFSVGDVTPDPTTGRTPTQHERIKALMEIGRKAEEVGFDVFALGEHHDHPFVPSALTTMHAFLAAQTERLVFSTSIAHITTNDPVHIAEQYAMLQHLSDGRVDLMFGRGNTGPVYPWFGKDIRDGIQLAIENYDLLHTLWRTDVVDWQGKFRTPLQGFTSTPRPLDGVPPFVWHGSIRSPEIAEQAAYYGNGFFHNNIFWPSSHVRRMVGFYRQRWEQYGHGPADQAIVGLGGQVFVRPNSQDAVREFRPYFDVAPVYGHGPSLEEYMRETPLTVGSPQQVIERTLSFREVVGDYQRQMFLLDHAGLPLKTVLEQMDLLGEHVLPVLREEFAKGRPAHVPDAPTHASLLEKKEAGLLLPRPAHESARQAEEEVSA is encoded by the coding sequence ATCCAGCTCGGCGTCTTCAGCGTCGGCGACGTCACGCCCGACCCGACGACGGGACGGACCCCGACCCAGCACGAGCGCATCAAGGCGCTCATGGAGATCGGGAGGAAGGCGGAGGAGGTCGGCTTCGACGTCTTCGCCCTCGGCGAGCACCACGACCACCCGTTCGTGCCGTCGGCGCTCACGACGATGCACGCGTTCCTCGCGGCGCAGACCGAGCGGCTGGTCTTCTCGACGTCGATCGCCCACATCACGACGAACGACCCGGTCCACATCGCCGAGCAGTACGCGATGCTCCAGCACCTGTCGGACGGGCGCGTCGACCTCATGTTCGGCCGCGGCAACACCGGCCCGGTGTACCCGTGGTTCGGCAAGGACATCCGCGACGGCATCCAGCTCGCCATCGAGAACTACGACCTGCTCCACACCCTGTGGCGCACCGACGTCGTCGACTGGCAGGGCAAGTTCCGCACGCCGCTGCAGGGGTTCACCTCGACCCCCCGCCCGCTCGACGGCGTCCCCCCGTTCGTGTGGCACGGGTCGATCCGCTCGCCGGAGATCGCCGAGCAGGCGGCCTACTACGGCAACGGCTTCTTCCACAACAACATCTTCTGGCCGTCGTCGCACGTGCGACGGATGGTCGGCTTCTACCGCCAGCGCTGGGAGCAGTACGGCCACGGCCCCGCCGACCAGGCGATCGTCGGGCTGGGCGGGCAGGTCTTCGTCCGCCCGAACAGCCAGGACGCGGTGCGGGAGTTCCGCCCGTACTTCGACGTCGCGCCGGTCTACGGGCACGGCCCGTCGCTCGAGGAGTACATGCGCGAGACCCCGCTGACGGTCGGCTCGCCGCAGCAGGTCATCGAGCGCACCCTGTCGTTCCGCGAGGTCGTCGGGGACTACCAGCGCCAGATGTTCCTCCTCGACCACGCCGGCCTGCCGCTCAAGACGGTCCTCGAGCAGATGGACCTCCTCGGCGAGCACGTGCTCCCGGTGCTGCGCGAGGAGTTCGCGAAGGGCCGTCCCGCGCACGTGCCCGACGCGCCGACGCACGCGTCGCTGCTGGAGAAGAAGGAGGCCGGGCTGCTGCTCCCGCGCCCCGCCCACGAGTCGGCCCGCCAGGCCGAGGAGGAGGTGTCGGCGTGA
- a CDS encoding CE1759 family FMN reductase, whose translation MTARPASRRIAVVSGGLSETSATRRLADRLGEATVAALAARGVAAEVTTFDLRPRAHDITNAMLTGFAGRSLQADLDAVLAADGVVAASPVYSGAYTGLFKGFVDLLGQAAFDGTPVLLAATAGTARHSLALEHAMRPLFSYLRALTVPTGVFAASEDWGGDGEAAGALSGRIERAAGELADLVASRDPKRVVDEYENAPAFTDLLGSLRTS comes from the coding sequence GTGACCGCCCGCCCCGCGTCGCGTCGGATCGCCGTCGTCAGCGGCGGTCTGTCGGAGACGTCCGCCACCCGACGCCTCGCCGACCGGCTCGGCGAGGCGACCGTCGCGGCGCTGGCCGCGCGCGGTGTCGCCGCCGAGGTCACGACCTTCGACCTGCGCCCGCGCGCCCACGACATCACCAACGCGATGCTCACCGGCTTCGCGGGGCGGTCGTTGCAGGCCGACCTCGACGCCGTCCTCGCCGCGGACGGCGTCGTGGCCGCGTCGCCGGTCTACTCCGGGGCGTACACGGGGCTGTTCAAGGGCTTCGTCGACCTGCTGGGCCAGGCCGCCTTCGACGGCACGCCCGTGCTGCTCGCCGCGACCGCCGGCACCGCCCGGCACTCCCTCGCGCTCGAGCACGCGATGCGTCCGCTGTTCAGCTACCTGCGCGCGCTCACCGTGCCGACCGGGGTCTTCGCCGCGAGCGAGGACTGGGGCGGCGACGGCGAGGCGGCCGGGGCGCTGTCGGGCCGGATCGAGCGCGCGGCCGGGGAGCTCGCGGATCTCGTCGCGTCCCGCGACCCCAAGCGGGTCGTCGACGAGTACGAGAACGCGCCCGCCTTCACCGACCTCCTGGGCTCCCTCCGCACCTCGTAG
- a CDS encoding phospholipase D family protein — translation MGGDGEAGDGEVGDGATDWFLDADGRGNPASRLRPWTSGNRVEPLVHGRTYFPRLADTLAGVGPGDLVLVAGWRGDPDELLTDDGPTVGEALSAAARRGATVRGLLWHSHLDAFRLTHEENRGLALSVEDAGGRVLLDQRVRPFGCHHQKFVVVRHAGRPERDVAYAGGLDLGHGRRDDDLHHGDPQTRRFADVYGPTPAWHDVQVAVCGPAVADVEDSFRERWEDDSPVSLLLWHVVPDLVHGVDRRADPLPPPRPAPAPHGSCAVQVLRTYPRRHVRHHPFAPSGERSVARAYLRALRRARRLVYVEDQYLWSTEVAKVFADALRDNPRLQLVAVVPRHSENGGAGDLPMSVGHARALRRVKDAGGRRVVVVDLENDRGLPVYVHAKVCVVDDVWACVGSDNFNRRSWTYDAELTVAVLDAARDERVPADPAGLGDGARVFARGLRLRLMAEHLGLTDADGRLEHPAAADHLLDPDAAVHAVRACAEEVDRWHGRGRRGPRPHGRLRSHPWERPRAWQVALGAPAYHLTVDPDGRPRALRRRGGY, via the coding sequence GTGGGAGGCGACGGCGAGGCAGGCGACGGTGAGGTAGGCGACGGGGCGACCGACTGGTTCCTCGACGCCGACGGGCGCGGCAACCCGGCGTCGCGCCTGCGGCCGTGGACGAGCGGCAACCGGGTCGAGCCGCTCGTGCACGGACGGACGTACTTCCCTCGACTCGCCGACACCCTGGCCGGCGTGGGTCCCGGCGACCTCGTGCTCGTCGCCGGCTGGCGCGGCGACCCCGACGAGCTCCTGACGGACGACGGTCCCACGGTGGGCGAGGCCCTGTCGGCCGCGGCGCGGCGGGGCGCCACGGTGCGCGGCCTCCTGTGGCACTCCCACCTCGACGCGTTCCGGCTCACGCACGAGGAGAACCGCGGGCTCGCGCTGTCCGTGGAGGACGCGGGCGGCCGCGTGCTCCTCGACCAGCGCGTGCGGCCGTTCGGCTGCCACCACCAGAAGTTCGTCGTCGTCCGGCACGCGGGGCGGCCCGAGCGCGACGTCGCGTACGCGGGGGGCCTCGACCTCGGGCACGGCCGCCGTGACGACGACCTCCACCACGGCGACCCGCAGACCCGTCGCTTCGCCGACGTCTACGGCCCGACACCGGCGTGGCACGACGTCCAGGTCGCGGTGTGCGGGCCCGCGGTCGCCGACGTCGAGGACTCCTTCCGGGAGCGCTGGGAGGACGACTCCCCCGTCTCGCTGCTGCTGTGGCACGTCGTGCCCGACCTCGTGCACGGGGTCGACCGCCGCGCCGACCCGCTGCCACCGCCCCGACCCGCACCCGCGCCGCACGGCTCGTGCGCCGTGCAGGTGCTCCGCACGTACCCGCGGCGGCACGTGCGTCACCACCCGTTCGCCCCCTCGGGCGAACGGAGCGTCGCGAGGGCCTACCTCAGGGCCCTGCGCCGGGCGCGGCGGCTCGTCTACGTCGAGGACCAGTACCTGTGGTCGACGGAGGTGGCGAAGGTCTTCGCCGACGCCCTGCGCGACAACCCGCGCCTGCAGCTCGTCGCCGTCGTCCCGCGCCACTCCGAGAACGGGGGTGCCGGCGACCTCCCGATGTCCGTCGGGCACGCCCGGGCGCTGCGGCGCGTGAAGGACGCGGGCGGCAGGCGGGTCGTGGTCGTCGACCTGGAGAACGACCGCGGGCTGCCGGTGTACGTCCACGCGAAGGTGTGCGTCGTCGACGACGTGTGGGCGTGCGTCGGCAGCGACAACTTCAACCGCCGCTCGTGGACCTACGACGCCGAGCTGACCGTCGCCGTCCTCGACGCCGCGCGCGACGAGCGGGTGCCTGCGGACCCGGCCGGGCTCGGCGACGGCGCCCGCGTGTTCGCGCGCGGGCTGCGGCTGCGGCTCATGGCCGAGCACCTCGGTCTCACCGACGCCGACGGCCGGCTCGAGCACCCCGCGGCCGCCGACCACCTCCTCGACCCCGACGCCGCGGTGCACGCCGTGCGCGCGTGCGCCGAGGAGGTGGACCGCTGGCACGGGCGCGGTCGCCGGGGCCCACGTCCGCACGGGCGGCTGCGGAGCCACCCGTGGGAACGTCCGCGGGCGTGGCAGGTGGCGCTGGGCGCCCCGGCGTACCACCTCACCGTCGACCCCGACGGGCGGCCACGCGCGCTGCGGCGCCGGGGCGGCTACTGA
- a CDS encoding alpha/beta fold hydrolase — protein MLRVQRHGSGEPLVLVHGLGATSDCWRPVLEPLARHREVVTLDLPGFGDSPPLPGPFALATLVDAVEATLAAEDLLGADLVGSSMGGEVVLELLRRGHGGHVVALAPSGYWGALGRAWFVLVAWTATVLVHVLRGLVPHLVALGAARALLLRPLSPRPVALPRDVVVDGSRRFGRTASFLPGLRWIASRRPAVTVPAGAVAGRRVTLGWGRRDGLCLPQQAARAAAAVPGATVRWFERSGHLPPWDEPAATVRVLLEATGGALAPDPAPAVARSSTTGQ, from the coding sequence GTGCTTCGCGTCCAGCGCCACGGCTCCGGCGAGCCCCTCGTCCTCGTCCACGGCCTCGGGGCGACCTCCGACTGCTGGCGACCGGTGCTCGAGCCGCTCGCGCGCCACCGCGAGGTCGTGACGCTCGACCTGCCCGGTTTCGGCGACTCGCCGCCGCTGCCCGGGCCCTTCGCCCTGGCGACGCTCGTCGACGCCGTCGAGGCGACCCTCGCGGCGGAGGACCTGCTGGGTGCGGACCTCGTGGGCAGCTCGATGGGGGGCGAGGTCGTCCTCGAGCTGCTGCGCCGCGGCCACGGCGGGCACGTCGTCGCCCTCGCGCCGAGCGGCTACTGGGGAGCGCTCGGGCGGGCGTGGTTCGTGCTCGTCGCGTGGACCGCGACCGTCCTCGTCCACGTCCTGCGCGGACTGGTCCCGCACCTGGTCGCGCTCGGCGCGGCCCGTGCCCTCCTGCTGCGGCCGCTGTCCCCGCGACCGGTCGCGCTGCCACGCGACGTCGTCGTCGACGGCTCGCGCCGCTTCGGGCGCACGGCGTCGTTCCTGCCGGGCCTGCGGTGGATCGCGAGCCGGCGCCCGGCGGTGACCGTCCCGGCCGGTGCGGTGGCCGGGCGCCGCGTGACGCTCGGCTGGGGCCGGCGGGACGGGCTCTGCCTGCCGCAGCAGGCGGCCCGGGCGGCGGCGGCCGTGCCGGGCGCGACCGTCCGGTGGTTCGAGCGGTCCGGTCACCTGCCGCCGTGGGACGAGCCGGCGGCGACGGTCCGGGTGCTGCTCGAGGCGACGGGCGGGGCGCTCGCCCCGGACCCGGCGCCCGCCGTCGCCCGGTCCTCGACGACGGGTCAGTAG
- a CDS encoding MBL fold metallo-hydrolase, whose translation MQTCDRLVVTVLVDNYIDMLMQNSATVTRQGMVEHFLPRRGTPLAENGISFLLEATTAGRTTRILFDAGMSGVPILHNADVLGVDLTQVDQVVLSHGHPDHFGGIYAALGAIGRRVPIVVHPSAFLPRSIRRPDVMIQYFNRGLTERQLVDAGAAVMAVREPLDLAPGITTSGEIPITVDFEHEVPVGRVSVRDGRVGPDPIEDYMTLVVDVTGVGLVVLDPCGHSGVLSSLDHAARLTGNDRLHGILGGFHLAHAGITREKIDKTVEGLVDRGLRLVSPMHCSGFTAQRVVADRLPDAFTLMTAGARLVVEASTNA comes from the coding sequence GTGCAGACCTGTGACCGGCTCGTCGTCACCGTCCTCGTCGACAACTACATCGACATGCTCATGCAGAACTCCGCCACCGTCACCCGGCAGGGCATGGTGGAGCACTTCCTGCCGCGGCGCGGCACGCCGCTCGCGGAGAACGGCATCTCCTTCCTCCTCGAGGCGACGACCGCCGGTCGCACGACGCGGATCCTCTTCGACGCGGGCATGAGCGGTGTCCCGATCCTCCACAACGCCGATGTCCTCGGTGTCGACCTCACCCAGGTCGACCAGGTGGTGCTGAGCCACGGCCACCCCGACCACTTCGGAGGGATCTACGCGGCGCTCGGGGCGATCGGACGGCGGGTGCCGATCGTCGTCCACCCCTCGGCATTCCTGCCCCGGTCCATCCGCCGACCCGACGTCATGATCCAGTACTTCAACCGTGGCCTTACCGAGCGGCAGCTCGTGGACGCGGGAGCAGCCGTCATGGCCGTGCGCGAGCCCCTCGACCTCGCGCCCGGCATCACGACGAGCGGTGAGATCCCCATCACCGTCGACTTCGAGCACGAGGTGCCCGTCGGTCGGGTGTCCGTGCGGGACGGCCGGGTCGGCCCGGACCCCATCGAGGACTACATGACGCTCGTCGTCGACGTCACGGGCGTGGGGCTGGTCGTGCTCGACCCATGCGGGCACTCCGGTGTGCTGAGCTCGCTCGACCACGCCGCCCGCCTCACCGGCAACGACCGCCTGCACGGGATCCTCGGCGGCTTCCACCTCGCCCACGCGGGGATCACGCGTGAGAAGATCGACAAGACGGTGGAGGGATTGGTGGACCGAGGGCTGCGACTGGTGTCTCCGATGCACTGCAGCGGCTTCACGGCCCAGCGGGTGGTGGCGGACCGGTTGCCGGACGCATTCACGCTCATGACTGCGGGCGCGCGGCTGGTGGTCGAGGCGTCAACGAACGCCTAG
- a CDS encoding acetyl-CoA acetyltransferase, which yields MSTAAAVVGAAQVDTFRTEGRSPVGLMAVAVTRALADAGLRLEDVDGLFTSSSYYAMPTLTLAEYLGVRPRFTDSTAIGGCAFVAQLGHAAAAIRAGLCSVAVIAYGSTQRSDAGSLVSMAEQSPYEAPYGLLHPVGAFGMIARRHMAQYGTTSEQLAELAVSARQWSLLTDDAPYPTPLTVEDVLSSRMIADPLHKLDCCLVTDGGGAVVVTSADRARDLPSRPVYLLGTGEAVNHRSVSQMPDLTATEAAASAGRALTMAGVTLDDVDTAHVYDAFTISLLVLLEDLGFCGKGEGGDFVSGGAVAPGGRLALNTNGAGLSYTHPGMLSMFLVVEAVQQLRGTAGRRQVPGATVSLVHGMGMTLAAHATAVLSSEPAAA from the coding sequence ATGAGCACGGCAGCAGCGGTCGTCGGCGCGGCGCAGGTCGACACCTTCAGGACGGAGGGCCGCTCACCCGTGGGCCTGATGGCCGTCGCCGTCACCCGGGCGCTGGCCGACGCGGGCCTGCGGCTGGAGGACGTCGACGGTCTCTTCACGTCCTCCTCCTACTACGCGATGCCGACGCTGACGTTGGCGGAGTACCTCGGTGTGCGACCCCGCTTCACGGACTCGACGGCCATCGGCGGCTGCGCGTTCGTCGCGCAGCTCGGGCACGCGGCCGCTGCCATCCGGGCGGGCCTGTGCTCGGTCGCCGTCATCGCCTACGGGAGCACGCAGCGCAGCGACGCCGGCTCCCTGGTGAGCATGGCCGAGCAGTCGCCCTACGAGGCGCCGTACGGGCTTCTCCACCCTGTGGGGGCCTTCGGGATGATCGCCCGGCGCCACATGGCGCAGTACGGCACGACGAGCGAGCAGCTGGCCGAGCTGGCCGTCTCGGCTCGCCAGTGGTCGCTCCTGACCGACGACGCCCCGTACCCGACGCCCCTCACGGTCGAGGACGTGCTGTCGTCGCGGATGATCGCGGACCCGCTCCACAAGCTCGACTGCTGCCTCGTGACCGACGGCGGAGGGGCCGTCGTCGTCACCTCCGCGGATCGAGCGCGTGATCTCCCCTCGCGGCCGGTCTATCTGCTCGGCACAGGTGAGGCCGTCAACCACCGCAGCGTCTCGCAGATGCCGGACCTCACCGCGACCGAGGCGGCCGCGAGCGCCGGCAGGGCCCTGACCATGGCCGGTGTCACGCTCGACGACGTCGACACCGCGCACGTCTACGACGCCTTCACCATCAGCCTCCTGGTCCTGCTGGAGGACCTCGGGTTCTGCGGGAAGGGCGAAGGGGGCGACTTCGTGAGCGGCGGCGCCGTGGCACCCGGTGGGCGACTCGCCCTCAACACGAACGGCGCGGGTCTGTCGTACACCCACCCGGGGATGCTCTCGATGTTCCTCGTCGTCGAGGCGGTGCAGCAGCTGCGTGGGACGGCCGGGCGGCGACAGGTCCCCGGGGCGACGGTCTCCCTCGTCCACGGTATGGGGATGACGCTCGCCGCCCACGCGACCGCGGTGCTGTCGAGCGAGCCCGCAGCCGCCTGA
- a CDS encoding Zn-ribbon domain-containing OB-fold protein yields the protein MSERPTRPAFVPRGEERLFYDRLREHELVFQRCTSCARVVFPLRTVCPGCGSETALTVERAEGGGVVHSWTTQHRAPHPHFATPLTLALADLDEGFRVLAAVPEPTDLAVGARVRVGFDDVDPDLTLLRLDVVTGRTDPEEARG from the coding sequence GTGAGCGAGCGGCCCACGCGGCCCGCCTTCGTGCCGCGGGGTGAGGAGCGCCTGTTCTACGACCGGCTCCGCGAGCACGAGCTCGTCTTCCAGCGCTGCACGTCGTGCGCCCGCGTGGTCTTCCCGCTCCGCACCGTGTGTCCCGGGTGCGGCTCCGAGACAGCCCTCACGGTGGAGCGTGCCGAGGGAGGCGGGGTCGTCCACTCCTGGACCACCCAGCACCGTGCCCCGCACCCGCACTTCGCCACGCCGCTGACGCTGGCGCTGGCGGACCTCGACGAGGGGTTCCGCGTGCTGGCCGCCGTCCCGGAGCCCACGGACCTCGCCGTCGGCGCCAGGGTCCGTGTCGGGTTCGACGACGTCGACCCCGACCTCACGCTCCTGCGCCTCGACGTGGTGACGGGACGGACCGACCCGGAGGAGGCTCGCGGATGA
- a CDS encoding tartrate dehydrogenase → MTDVPTARYSVAVLPGDGIGQEVVPAAIEVVEAVASLHGFTVDFREYPWSCAYYQQHGVMMPSDGLALLARHDAILLGAVGDPSVPDHVSLWGLLVPIRRAFDQYVNLRPAVLLPGVRSPLRDTGAGIDILVVRENSEGEYSQVGGRMFPGTPHEAAVQQAVFSRRGTERVIEYAVEQARRRSGRLTSATKSNGIIHSMTFWDEVFRDVMDRHPDVSGRLVHVDALAARFVSHPHELDVVVGSNLFGDILTDIGAVVVGSMGMAPSANLNPERTAPSMFEPVHGSAPDIAGRGTANPVGQIWSAALMLEHLGEPEAGETVLGAVRRVLEDGEVRTPDLSGTATTRDMTDAVLGALRSVAVAR, encoded by the coding sequence GTGACGGACGTCCCCACCGCGCGCTACTCCGTGGCGGTGCTGCCCGGCGACGGGATCGGGCAGGAGGTCGTGCCGGCAGCCATCGAGGTGGTCGAGGCGGTCGCGTCCCTGCACGGCTTCACCGTCGACTTCCGCGAGTACCCGTGGAGCTGTGCGTACTACCAGCAGCACGGCGTCATGATGCCGTCCGACGGCCTCGCGCTCCTCGCTCGTCACGATGCGATCCTGCTCGGCGCCGTCGGCGACCCCTCCGTTCCCGACCACGTCTCGCTGTGGGGCCTGCTCGTCCCCATCCGACGGGCGTTCGACCAGTACGTCAACCTACGTCCGGCGGTCCTGCTGCCAGGGGTCCGCAGCCCTCTCCGCGACACCGGCGCCGGCATCGACATCCTCGTCGTGCGGGAGAACTCCGAGGGCGAGTACTCGCAGGTCGGCGGACGCATGTTCCCCGGCACGCCGCACGAGGCCGCGGTGCAGCAGGCCGTGTTCTCGCGACGCGGGACCGAGCGGGTCATCGAGTACGCCGTCGAGCAGGCACGGCGGCGCAGCGGTCGCCTCACGTCCGCCACGAAGTCCAACGGGATCATCCACTCGATGACCTTCTGGGACGAGGTCTTCCGCGACGTCATGGACCGCCATCCGGACGTCTCCGGTCGGCTCGTGCACGTCGACGCCCTGGCGGCGCGGTTCGTGAGCCATCCGCACGAGCTCGACGTCGTCGTCGGGTCGAACCTTTTCGGCGACATCCTCACCGACATCGGCGCCGTCGTGGTCGGGAGCATGGGCATGGCGCCCTCGGCCAACCTCAACCCCGAGAGGACCGCACCCTCCATGTTCGAGCCCGTCCACGGCTCCGCTCCCGACATCGCCGGCCGCGGCACCGCGAACCCGGTCGGGCAGATCTGGTCCGCCGCCCTCATGCTCGAGCACCTCGGCGAGCCGGAGGCCGGCGAGACGGTGCTCGGGGCGGTCCGCCGGGTGCTCGAGGACGGTGAGGTCCGCACGCCGGACCTGTCCGGGACCGCGACCACCCGCGACATGACGGACGCGGTGCTCGGGGCGCTGCGGTCCGTGGCGGTGGCCCGGTGA
- a CDS encoding cyclase family protein, translating into MAEQTPSVETVRELSRRYSNWGRWGDDDERGTLNHVTPERVARAAACIRSGTRISLSLPMDATGPQVSGGFGGRFNPIHLMFRDGGDISMGTVVDEFYSGRDRHLRGTDDLVIMALQSSTQWDALAHIFFDGHMYNGLSPDTVTSKGARRGAISQATDQMAGRGVLLDIAHVKGVDALEPGYAITADDLEAAEQAHGVTVGAGDFVMVRTGMMGERKGNWGDYAGGPAPGLGLGSVPWVAGRDIAGLAVDTWGMEVLPNETPDVFQPLHCVFIVGMGLWIGEIFDLEELAAHCREDGQYDFFFCAPPLPFTRAVGSPVNPMAIK; encoded by the coding sequence ATGGCCGAGCAGACACCCAGCGTCGAGACCGTCCGCGAGCTGAGCCGCCGGTACTCCAACTGGGGCCGCTGGGGCGACGACGACGAGCGCGGCACCCTCAACCACGTGACGCCGGAACGCGTCGCGCGCGCCGCCGCGTGCATCCGGTCGGGGACCCGCATCTCGCTCTCCCTCCCGATGGACGCGACGGGACCACAGGTGAGCGGGGGTTTCGGCGGCCGCTTCAACCCCATCCACCTCATGTTCCGCGACGGCGGCGACATCTCGATGGGGACGGTGGTGGACGAGTTCTACTCCGGACGCGACCGGCACCTGCGGGGCACCGACGACCTCGTCATCATGGCGCTGCAGTCCTCGACCCAGTGGGACGCGCTCGCCCACATCTTCTTCGACGGCCACATGTACAACGGGCTGTCGCCGGACACCGTGACGAGCAAGGGCGCGCGGCGCGGCGCGATCAGCCAGGCCACCGACCAGATGGCGGGCCGCGGGGTCCTGCTCGACATCGCGCACGTCAAGGGCGTCGACGCCCTCGAGCCCGGCTACGCCATCACCGCCGACGACCTCGAGGCGGCCGAGCAGGCCCACGGCGTCACCGTCGGAGCAGGCGACTTCGTCATGGTCAGGACCGGGATGATGGGCGAGCGCAAGGGCAACTGGGGCGACTACGCCGGTGGACCGGCACCCGGCCTCGGCCTGGGTAGCGTGCCGTGGGTCGCGGGCCGCGACATCGCCGGCCTGGCCGTGGACACATGGGGCATGGAGGTGCTCCCCAACGAGACCCCGGACGTGTTCCAGCCCCTCCACTGCGTCTTCATCGTGGGGATGGGGCTGTGGATCGGGGAGATCTTCGACCTGGAGGAGCTGGCGGCGCACTGCCGGGAGGACGGGCAGTACGACTTCTTTTTCTGCGCCCCGCCGCTGCCGTTCACCCGGGCGGTCGGCTCGCCCGTCAACCCCATGGCGATCAAGTGA
- a CDS encoding AMP-binding protein, translating to MDPRRLDVRTFLEGTAERNPTAPFLIWEDEEQSYADFDAAVDRAAALWHELGVRKGDRVAFMADNSPGFLHAWLGLAKIGAVLVAVNTGFKYDEARYLVEHSEAAFALVDPAHAELFHRIGASSASLRTTMSLGAADGLDDFVAHAEALAGAAPAVDIDGDDVISLIYTSGTTGRPKGVMQPHRNYVLTGQAYPHWMRMEKGDRIYACLPLFHINSQAYSTMGAIGAEGALVLAPRFSASRFWPDVRRHRVTVFNFIGAMTVILSKSTPSPEDRDHCVRVAYGVPALPHEVRMQVEERFGLACVSGFGMSETTFGLLEPIDGERVPGSMGVPRSHPDPSLPLTEAMIIGEDGTELPRGQVGELALRSPALMLGYFKDPDKTAETLVDGWLRTGDSAWQDEEGRFFFVDRLKDIVRRRGENVSSLEVEMVINRHPDVLESGVIGVPSELTDEELCAFVVPRPGHTVDPVSVVEWCEEHLAAFKVPRYVETITSLPKTPTAKPEKHRLRSGDYPAGTRYDAGARSTRPTAVGAGAGR from the coding sequence ATGGACCCGCGACGGCTGGACGTGCGGACGTTCCTGGAGGGGACGGCCGAGCGCAACCCGACGGCCCCCTTCCTCATCTGGGAGGACGAGGAGCAGTCCTACGCGGACTTCGACGCCGCGGTCGACCGTGCCGCCGCCCTCTGGCACGAGCTGGGGGTGCGCAAGGGGGACCGTGTGGCCTTCATGGCGGACAACAGCCCCGGCTTCCTCCACGCGTGGCTCGGGCTCGCCAAGATCGGAGCGGTCCTCGTCGCGGTCAACACCGGCTTCAAGTACGACGAGGCCCGCTACCTCGTCGAGCACTCCGAGGCGGCGTTCGCGCTCGTCGACCCGGCGCACGCCGAGCTGTTCCACCGCATCGGTGCTTCGTCGGCCTCGCTGCGCACGACGATGTCGCTGGGTGCGGCCGACGGGCTCGACGACTTCGTGGCCCACGCGGAGGCGCTGGCGGGGGCGGCGCCTGCGGTCGACATCGACGGCGACGACGTCATCAGCCTCATCTACACGTCCGGGACCACCGGCAGACCCAAGGGGGTCATGCAGCCGCACCGGAACTACGTGCTCACCGGGCAGGCCTACCCCCACTGGATGCGGATGGAGAAGGGGGACCGGATCTACGCCTGCCTGCCGCTGTTCCACATCAACTCGCAGGCGTACTCGACGATGGGCGCGATCGGCGCGGAGGGCGCCCTCGTGCTCGCCCCGCGCTTCAGCGCGAGCCGCTTCTGGCCCGACGTGCGCCGGCACCGCGTGACGGTGTTCAACTTCATCGGCGCGATGACGGTCATCCTCTCGAAGAGCACCCCGTCGCCGGAGGACCGGGACCACTGCGTCCGCGTGGCGTACGGCGTGCCTGCGCTGCCGCACGAGGTGCGCATGCAGGTGGAGGAGCGGTTCGGCCTGGCGTGCGTCTCCGGCTTCGGCATGAGCGAGACGACGTTCGGGCTGCTCGAGCCGATCGACGGGGAGCGGGTCCCCGGCTCGATGGGGGTGCCCCGTTCCCACCCCGACCCCTCGCTCCCGCTCACGGAGGCCATGATCATCGGCGAGGACGGGACGGAGCTGCCGCGCGGCCAGGTCGGAGAGCTCGCGCTCCGCAGCCCCGCGCTCATGCTCGGCTACTTCAAGGACCCGGACAAGACCGCGGAGACCCTGGTCGACGGCTGGCTCCGCACGGGTGACAGCGCGTGGCAGGACGAGGAGGGCCGGTTCTTCTTCGTGGACCGCCTCAAGGACATCGTCCGCCGACGCGGCGAGAACGTGTCGTCGCTGGAGGTGGAGATGGTCATCAACCGCCACCCCGACGTCCTCGAGTCCGGTGTCATCGGGGTTCCCTCGGAGCTCACCGACGAGGAGCTGTGCGCGTTCGTCGTGCCCCGGCCCGGGCACACCGTCGACCCGGTCTCGGTCGTCGAGTGGTGCGAGGAGCACCTCGCGGCGTTCAAGGTCCCCCGGTACGTCGAGACGATCACGAGCCTGCCCAAGACGCCCACGGCGAAGCCGGAGAAGCACCGCCTGCGGTCCGGGGACTACCCGGCCGGGACGCGGTACGACGCCGGCGCGCGCTCCACGCGACCCACCGCCGTCGGTGCGGGGGCCGGGCGATGA